One stretch of Rhipicephalus sanguineus isolate Rsan-2018 chromosome 10, BIME_Rsan_1.4, whole genome shotgun sequence DNA includes these proteins:
- the LOC119406530 gene encoding uncharacterized protein LOC119406530, with amino-acid sequence MMKLPTQLAEVAGVQHALYADDITIWATQGSVGEIETNLQQAAAIVDEYARRCGLECSPSKSEFVHLRPNSKCTTKIALSLLSGPIPEREEIRVLGLFIHQRRKIDTTLHKIRMVGDQVGRMVRRVSNKRGGLRCKDALRLANAFVTSRILYSAPYLHLRKCDENALDVVLRKVYKRALDLPITTSNQRLLGWG; translated from the coding sequence ATGATGAAGCTCCCTACCCAGTTGGCTGAGGTCGCCGGTGTTCAGCACGCGCTgtatgcggacgacatcaccatctgggcaACACAAGGATCGGTTGGAGAGATCGAGACCAACCTGCAACAAGCGGCAGCTATTGTGGACGAATACGCTCGTCGCTGTGGTCTTGAGTGCTCCCCGAGCAAATCGGAATTCGTGCACCTTCGCCCCAACTCGAAGTGCACAACCAAAATTGCCCTCTCTCTACTTAGCGGACCGATACCCGAACGCGAGGAAATCCGCGTGTTGGGGCTTTTCATTCATCAAAGGCGCAAAATTGACACTACCCTACACAAGATACGAATGGTGGGTGACCAGGTGGGCCGTATGGTTCGTCGGGTATCCAATAAAAGGGGGGGACTACGATGCAAAGATGCCCTGCGGCTGGCTAATGCGTTCGTCACCAGCCGAATTTTATATTCGGCTCCCTACCTCCACCTCCGCAAATGCGATGAGAATGCCTTGGATGTAGTTCTCCGCAAGGTTTACAAGAGAGCACTCGATCTCCCCATAACGACGTCCAACCAGCGTCTCCTCGGTTGGGGATGA
- the LOC119406529 gene encoding uncharacterized protein LOC119406529, giving the protein MWEDATALSHEDAFRKGLTTWLRAPSGKGGRLIVLHAGSENGFVDGESLVFRAKNSVASDYHSEVDGPRFERWFKEQILPNIEPRSVIVMDNAPYHSVQLQKLPSTSSRKAEVQSWFTQKNIPWSNDPLKPELIQVVKRNKHRFSGYWIDALAKAAGHDIVRLPSYQCEFNPTEMIWSQAKGYIAANNRSFTPAGVEELLDEVIGLVTLENWARDCAHVVRLEEEAWKQDGAIESTLDSIIITLGSDSSSCSHSSVSELSDIEELW; this is encoded by the coding sequence ATGTGGGAGGACGCCACTGCGTTGTCACATGAGGACGCCTTCCGCAAGGGTCTCACAACTTGGCTTCGCGCACCGAGCGGCAAAGGTGGTCGGCTCATTGTCCTCCATGCGGGAAGCGAAAACGGCTTTGTGGATGGGGAATCTCTCGTTTTCCGGGCGAAAAATAGTGTTGCCAGTGACTACCACAGTGAAGTAGATGGCCCCCGCTTTGAGAGATGGTTCAAAGAACAGATTTTACCAAACATTGAGCCACGGAGCGTGATTGTCATGGACAATGCTCCATACCATAGTGTTCAGCTCCAAAAGTTGCCCTCGACGTCGTCGCGCAAGGCCGAGGTTCAGTCTTGGTTTACTCAAAAAAACATCCCGTGGTCTAATGACCCGTTGAAGCCCGAGCTCATTCAGGTGGTTAAGCGAAACAAGCACCGTTTTTCTGGATACTGGAttgatgccctggccaaggcTGCTGGTCATGACATTGTTCGGCTTCCTTCTTACCAATGTGAATTCAACCCTACTGAAATGATATGGAGCCAGGCCAAGGGGTATATTGCAGCCAACAACAGGTCGTTCACCCCTGCTGGAGTCGAAGAACTTCTGGACGAAGTCATTGGCCTTGTGACTCTAGAAAACTGGGCACGCGACTGCGCTCATGTGGTGCGTCTTGAAGAGGAGGCCTggaagcaggatggtgcaatcGAAAGCACGCTCGACAGCATCATAATCACTCTGGGATCTGACTCCAGCAGCTGCAGTCACAGTAGTGTCAGTGAATTGAGTGATATAGAGGAACTCTGGTAA